Below is a genomic region from Nitrososphaera sp..
AACGCGCAGGCAGTCACAAGCTCGCCCAACAACAAAGTCTCGGCAATTGCGTACACCGAAGTGCTTTACGAATTTACATCGTCTGCTGCAAATAATGGCTCCGACTACCTTGGAACAAGCGCGAACACTCTGTTCTTCAACTGGTCCACGGGGCTGGTGATGTTCATAGGCAGATTTGCGCCGCTGGGACTAATGATGGCACTTGCCGGATCATTTACAACAAAGGAAAGGAAAGAAGCCCCCGAGCCAATCAAGACACAGGGGCCGCTGTTCATAACCGTCCTGCTAATCATGACGTTTCTTCTGACAGCACTTACCTTCTTCCCATTCATCGTGATAGGGCCGTTTTCGCTGTGAGGGGTTGGGAGTGAGCAGGAATATGGATCAGCAAAAACAGGAAAAAAATGGCATGACAGCCCAGAGAAGATCTGTCATAGACCCGTCGGTTCTAATTGATTCAATTCTAAAGCTGGACCCGAGGTATCTGGCAAAGAACAACCCGGTAATGTTTGCAGTAGAGATGGTATTCTTTCTTATTCTTGGAATCACCGCTTTCCCAGACGTCTCTCCCAAGTTTGTCACTGAGAGCCAGACTCTGTATGCTGAAGTGGCTGTAATACTAATTCTGACTGTCTGGTTTGCGACATTTTCAGAATCACTTTCTGAAGCTCAGGCAAGGGCAAGGGTCGACTCGCTCAGAAGCCTGGAAAAAGAGGTGACGACGCGAAAGCTGGTAAACGGCAAGGAGGTTATGGTGACATCAACTACGCTCAAACCAGGCGACGAGGTAAAGGTGTTTGCTGGAGAAATAATTCCCCGAGATGGTCTTGTTGCTGAAGGCAAGGCGTTCATTGACGAATCCATGATGACTGGAGAATCAAATCCTGTCTTCAAGGAAAAGGGCGACCATGTGCTTGGCGGCACAAGGGTAGCAAGCGACAGCATTATCGTCGAGATTACTGCCGAGGCAGGGCGAAGTTTTCTCGACGATATGGTAAGACTTATCGAGAGCGCAACAAGGCCCAAGACACAAAATGAAATCGCGCTTACTATCCTTCTCTCCGGCCTCTCGCTGATATTCATTATGGTCATTGGCAGTCTGCCATTCATGGCCAACTACCTTGGCTACACCATGGACGTCGCGATGCTAGTCACGCTATTAGTTGCGCTCATGCCTACAACCATCGGTGGGTTGCTTCCCGCAATAGGGGTCGCTGGAATAACGCGGCTTGGAAAAGACAACATCGTTGCAAAATCCGGCAAAGGCATTGAAGCCGCGGGAGACTGCGACGTGCTGATACTGGACAAAACGGGCACTATCACCGAAGGGAGCAGGGGTGCAATTGCCTTTGTGCCGCTGGAAAAGTACTCAGAAGAAGATGTGGGACAGGCCGCCTTTGCTGCCTCAATCCATGACACGACCCATGAGGGTAAAACGACCGTTGATCTTGCGGAGCAGAAAAAGTTTGTTCCTATAAACGCGATGGAAAATCTGT
It encodes:
- a CDS encoding HAD-IC family P-type ATPase translates to MDQQKQEKNGMTAQRRSVIDPSVLIDSILKLDPRYLAKNNPVMFAVEMVFFLILGITAFPDVSPKFVTESQTLYAEVAVILILTVWFATFSESLSEAQARARVDSLRSLEKEVTTRKLVNGKEVMVTSTTLKPGDEVKVFAGEIIPRDGLVAEGKAFIDESMMTGESNPVFKEKGDHVLGGTRVASDSIIVEITAEAGRSFLDDMVRLIESATRPKTQNEIALTILLSGLSLIFIMVIGSLPFMANYLGYTMDVAMLVTLLVALMPTTIGGLLPAIGVAGITRLGKDNIVAKSGKGIEAAGDCDVLILDKTGTITEGSRGAIAFVPLEKYSEEDVGQAAFAASIHDTTHEGKTTVDLAEQKKFVPINAMENLLTAKSIEFTAETGYSGIEIIPVRKGAMLSKEHSEAVASVNRAIGNGVNTNQDSACKVNGMIQQLADLNAGGRILKGSVDSVLPLVKNVNEAEVRWKAQEISKFGGTPLLVAVGQEAIGLVSLKDQLKENIKKKLDEVRATGIATVMITGDNRLAAQVIAKEAGVDEVMAEAKPTDKLRRVQEEQVKGHVIGMVGDGTNDAPALAKADVGLAMNSGTSAAKEAANMVDLDSDPSKILKVVKLGKQLLMTRGAITTFSIANDVAKYFAVLPAMFSASNPKMQALNIMQLHSPETAILSTLIFNAIIIPALIPLSLRGVKFKPEPPQKTFVKNMVIYGLGGIVLPFVAIKGIDLVLSAFMR